DNA from Rosa rugosa chromosome 6, drRosRugo1.1, whole genome shotgun sequence:
GGCGCCAAAACCAATCATCATGATTCATGACGATGATGACAGCCAAAATATCGACGCTAATTCGGCGCGTGTTGCAGCCAACACCATTATCACTCCAACCATGAACCTTTCCACCACTCCCGTCGTACAAACCGGAACTTGCAGCAGTTCGCCGCCGGCTATAGTTAGGTAAAAGAAACTAACTTTAGTTACTCTGCTTTTGTCTGCTCAAATTTGAAATATGTATGTGTGCCTCCAATCAAATTTGATCATATCTTTATCACAACCAGTCCATTGAGACACCCAGTTTTTCAGTacacccaatttttttttttttttttttttgtgttcagAATTGGTTGCGACTCTATGCTAGCTTTGTCAGACGTAATTGtcatttttttaatcaaagcgTCGATCTTGATTTGGTCAAAATGGGTGTGCTCTTTCTCCTCTGCTTTACAAGAGCTCTTGCCTCTCTTTGGTTGACGTCTGAAACAACGCTTCTGAGCTTGCTTATATATCATATAAATAAATCTCTAGTCTTTAATCCTTTACTTTACAAAGTTCCCTAGCTGATGTATTGGCTGTTTTCTTCATTTCCAGCTTACTGAATCAGCTCCAGTGCTCTCAGTTGCGATCAGAAGCAGTAACTTGGTAATTGTCTTTCCTTTTTTGGTACATATACCCTGGTTATTTAGATTCAAACATCAGGTCAAATTTAAGGAATTAATTCATACTTGGATGGTTTTGGGGTTGATGAGTCTATTTTTTACTGATACTAATTACATGAGCTTCAATCTGATGGGTTGGTTTCAATTGTTAACCATGTAATAATATCTTAGGGACTGTTACTATGAGTGGTGGGATTCGAACAAGCGTGAAGGGGTACCTTATTGCGAAACGTCTCAGTCTGACTGGGGAGATAGCTGATACAGTGCATGAGATGAATGAGATCATCAATACAAATTTCACTGCACTCCAAGCTCACAATGGTACGTTGCGATTCATACTGTTTTATGTGTTGTTATGTTTCAATCTTTGTCCTACGGAGATATCCAAACCTTTTTGAATTACAGCCTCTAtctatcttttcttcttttccataCTTACAATCTATAAAAAGGGAACTTCAATTTGGAATGCAATGATATACTTTATGCGATTCTGAGTCTCTGATAAACAAATTCTATTGGCTCAACGGATCTTTATGTTTCTTACCTACTGGACTCGTTAGTTTGTTAGTCCTTGCAAGTCAATTAATATCAAAATGATAGAACTTTTACTTATTATGTATGAAGTATGAAACAGCAGGAAACAAACATAATCTTCCTGCATTGATTTATTGcaaattttcttaattaaacTCCTTTTGTTGTTTAATTGAAGGTTCAATCTGTAAGTTGCTACATTTCCATTTTAGGTGTTGCCCACTATTACAAGGTTTAAAGAATTTTCTTTACATGTCTAGGATGGAATTCTAATAGCAAAGTTGTCATCTGTCGCAGTGCCTTCAACTCCTCAGACAGAGGGTGAAATCTTGTTAAAAAGATTTCTCTTCAATGAACTGAAAATAGCAACCTGGAACTTTCATCCTGATAATATGGTGGGTGTAGGTGGTTTTGGTTATGTTTTTAAGGGGTGGGTTGATGGCAATTCATCAACAGCTGCCAAGGCTGGTAGTGGCATGTTAATTGCTGTGAAGACGATTGACCAAGAAGGTTTCCAGGGTCAAGAGGAATGGTTGGTGAGTTTTACTTGTATCCTTGATCTGCTTACCTGCACCTTCACAATatcttattaatttatttttggtaTCTTGAACCTAGCGGTTGTTTCATATTAGTTACGTATGGCACAAATTGGAGAATCTAATACGCATTGGCGTCCAATGCTAAAGAGGAGATTGAAATGTTTAATTACAGCTGTCAAAAAGGACATTGTTAACAATCTTAATGGATCTCGGTCCCTAATAGTTGTTATAGATAAAATGATTTTACTTGTAATGTTTTTCACAGAAATTATTCACTCCGTAGTGTCTCTTGAACTATAGACAGAAATTTACTATCTAGGAAGGTTGCGACATCCAAATCTTGTGAAGTTGTTGGGTTATTGCTTTGAGGACAACCACCGGCTTCTGGTTTATGAATTTATGCCTCATGGAAGCTTGGAGATTCATCTATATGGAAGTGAATTCTGAACTATATTCATTCTTTAGCAATTTGACCTTTTAGCTGAAGCAATATCCTTAACAAGGAGATCAAACATTTCTATACGAAATATAGGATCTGGACTGAAATGTTTTTGCAACAGGGGATTCTTACCTTGAACCACTTTCATGGACCCTGCGTACGAAGATTGCCCTTGGTGTTGCCAAGGTTCttgcatttcttcatggtaCTGAGGGAAAAGTGATCCATCGGGATGTTAAAACTTCTAATATCCTGCTTGATTCAGTAAGTGAATCATTTAACTGTTGAAACTTATTGCTTTTAGAAAATTTCTGGTAAACTCACTGAGGCTTCATTATTTTCTCATTCAAACTAATTAGACCTACAATGCCAAACTCTCTGATTTTGGTTTGGCAAAGGATGTACCAGCTGGTGATGAAAGCCATGTCTTAACAAGGGTGGTGGGGACACATGGGTATGGAGCTCCTGAGTATATTTCTacaggttctttttttttttttttttttaatcctttGCTTTTATCCCAGACCTGGCTGTTTACCATATTCTTGTTCCTGACATCATGTGAATTTTTATGCTATAATTTTTATTCCTGAAATTGGAATAGCATTCTAACTTCACTTGCAATGTCTAGGTGATAAAATATGTtctggaacaaaaaaaaaaatcatatatttCCTAGTCATTTTtgttccatttttctttttcaagacATTGTATACAGTTTATATTCAAGTAAAAACAAATTATAGTAATTTCCTACTACATGCAAACTGCTACTGACTTGGTTTACTAGAAAGTAGAAACAAATTATTATGCCTGCTTCCTTCTGattattgtttaatttttttatattttcttttatatgttGAAGGTCATTTATCCTGCAAGAGTGATGTATATGGTTTTGGAGTTGTTATGCTTGAAATGTTGTCTGGAAGACGAGTTCTGGATAATAACCGTCCACCCAGGGAACACAATTTAGTTGAATGGGCCAAACCTTATCTTGCCAGCAAAAGCAGAGCTCTCAAAATTTTTGATGCTCGTATTGAAGGCCAGTACTCTGTGGCAGGAGCTCTTAAAGCAGCTAACCTTGCAAATCGATGCATATCAGCAGAACCCGAGTTTAGGCCAAACATGAATGAGGTGGTCACAGCATTAGAGCAGCTTCAGGAATCTGGTGACATGGAGGGTTCGGGAATCTCCCAAAATGAGCCTTGCCAAACTCCTTGTGCCAATTCAAGCAATCGCAGGAGAAGCACAAGCTGGATCAGCTTCAGGCCATGTGCTTCCTGCAGCTATACATAAGAATATAGGATGTTCATGCATGCT
Protein-coding regions in this window:
- the LOC133718023 gene encoding probable serine/threonine-protein kinase PBL10: MRSSIQISLHSKLTMDGILIAKLSSVAVPSTPQTEGEILLKRFLFNELKIATWNFHPDNMVGVGGFGYVFKGWVDGNSSTAAKAGSGMLIAVKTIDQEGFQGQEEWLTEIYYLGRLRHPNLVKLLGYCFEDNHRLLVYEFMPHGSLEIHLYGRDSYLEPLSWTLRTKIALGVAKVLAFLHGTEGKVIHRDVKTSNILLDSTYNAKLSDFGLAKDVPAGDESHVLTRVVGTHGYGAPEYISTGHLSCKSDVYGFGVVMLEMLSGRRVLDNNRPPREHNLVEWAKPYLASKSRALKIFDARIEGQYSVAGALKAANLANRCISAEPEFRPNMNEVVTALEQLQESGDMEGSGISQNEPCQTPCANSSNRRRSTSWISFRPCASCSYT